In one window of Gemmatimonadales bacterium DNA:
- the aroC gene encoding chorismate synthase has translation MIRFTTAGESHGRALVAIVEGVPAGLPLAAADVNRDLARRMKGYGRGARMKIEADEAQLISGVRAGETLGSPIALLIENRDWANWEDVMSPGAQDEPPRRKLTRPRPGHADLAGALKYDRTDARDVLERASARETAARVAAGAVCRALLATFGVEIGSHVVSLGGVTARYRSPLPAPLNDVSDLSPVRCLDPDAEKEMMARIDAAKEAGDTLGGVAEVVARGVVVGLGSHVSWDRKLDGRLARALMSIPAVKGVEIGLGFGASRVPGSEAHDEIDRAAEGEGRVAGGFARRSNRAGGLEGGITTGEPLVLRAGMKPISTLMSPLASVDLSTGRAAKAQSERSDVTAVPAMGVIAEAMTAIVLAGAWVEKFGGDSLTEMRRNYDSYLARLEARRAAWEPLG, from the coding sequence ATGATCCGCTTCACCACCGCCGGCGAATCGCACGGCCGAGCCCTGGTCGCCATCGTCGAGGGCGTGCCGGCGGGGCTCCCGCTCGCGGCGGCGGACGTCAATCGCGACCTGGCCCGGCGCATGAAGGGCTACGGGCGCGGAGCGCGCATGAAGATCGAGGCGGACGAGGCGCAGCTCATCTCGGGCGTCCGCGCCGGCGAGACGCTGGGCTCCCCCATCGCCCTCCTGATCGAGAACCGCGACTGGGCCAACTGGGAGGACGTGATGAGTCCCGGCGCGCAGGACGAGCCGCCGCGCCGGAAGCTCACCCGACCCCGGCCCGGCCACGCCGACCTCGCCGGCGCGCTCAAGTACGACCGGACCGACGCCCGCGACGTGCTGGAGCGCGCCTCGGCGCGAGAGACGGCCGCACGCGTGGCGGCCGGCGCAGTCTGTCGCGCCCTCCTCGCGACCTTCGGTGTGGAGATCGGGAGCCACGTCGTCTCGCTCGGTGGCGTCACCGCAAGGTACCGCTCCCCGCTCCCGGCTCCCCTCAACGACGTCTCCGACCTCTCCCCGGTCCGCTGCCTCGACCCGGACGCCGAGAAGGAGATGATGGCCCGCATCGACGCCGCCAAGGAGGCCGGTGACACGCTGGGCGGCGTTGCGGAGGTGGTGGCGCGCGGGGTCGTGGTGGGCCTGGGCAGTCACGTCTCCTGGGACCGGAAGCTCGACGGACGCCTCGCCCGCGCTCTGATGTCCATTCCCGCGGTGAAGGGTGTCGAGATCGGCCTGGGTTTCGGCGCCTCCCGGGTGCCGGGCTCGGAGGCGCACGACGAGATCGACCGGGCGGCGGAGGGTGAGGGCCGGGTGGCGGGCGGCTTCGCGCGGCGCAGCAACCGAGCGGGCGGGCTCGAGGGAGGGATCACGACGGGGGAGCCGCTCGTGCTCCGCGCCGGGATGAAGCCCATCTCCACCCTGATGAGCCCGCTCGCGTCGGTGGACCTCTCTACCGGCCGCGCGGCCAAGGCTCAGAGCGAGCGGTCCGACGTGACCGCGGTCCCGGCGATGGGCGTGATCGCGGAAGCGATGACCGCCATCGTGCTGGCCGGCGCCTGGGTCGAGAAGTTCGGCGGTGATTCGCTCACGGAGATGCGCCGCAACTACGATTCATACCTGGCGCGCCTGGAAGCGCGCCGGGCGGCCTGGGAGCCGCTTGGATAA
- the argF gene encoding ornithine carbamoyltransferase, whose translation MPKRDFLTFQDLTKAEVDALFALAAGMKSGAYREKPLAGKTLGMIFAKSSTRTRVSFEVGAYRLGGHALFLSSRDIQLGRGEPICDMARVLSRMVDGIMIRAFAHADVQELAKWSTVPVINGLTDLHHPCQVLADLLTMMEHVGGYEGKRVAWIGDGNNMANSWLDAAALLGFEVRIACPEGYEPDRETFERANRATKVLITEEPEEAVEGADVVNTDVWASMGQEAEAEERKNAFKGYCVDAGLMKHAKPTAIFLHCLPAHRGEEVTNDVIEGPQSRVFDEAENRLHAQNALLATLMG comes from the coding sequence ATGCCGAAGCGCGACTTCCTCACCTTCCAGGATCTGACCAAGGCCGAAGTCGATGCCCTGTTTGCTCTTGCGGCCGGGATGAAGTCCGGCGCCTACCGCGAAAAGCCGCTCGCGGGCAAGACCCTGGGGATGATCTTCGCCAAGTCCTCCACCCGGACCCGCGTCTCCTTCGAGGTGGGCGCCTACCGCCTCGGCGGGCACGCGCTCTTCCTGTCGAGCCGCGACATCCAGCTCGGCCGAGGCGAGCCCATCTGCGACATGGCCCGCGTCCTCTCCCGCATGGTGGACGGGATCATGATCCGCGCCTTCGCCCACGCCGACGTCCAGGAGCTGGCGAAGTGGTCCACCGTCCCGGTGATCAACGGGCTCACCGACCTCCATCACCCGTGCCAGGTGCTCGCGGACCTGCTCACCATGATGGAGCACGTCGGCGGGTACGAGGGGAAGCGCGTCGCGTGGATCGGCGACGGCAACAACATGGCCAACTCGTGGCTCGACGCCGCGGCGCTCCTCGGCTTCGAGGTGCGCATCGCGTGCCCCGAGGGTTACGAGCCCGACCGCGAGACTTTCGAGCGCGCCAACCGGGCCACCAAGGTGCTGATCACCGAGGAGCCGGAGGAAGCGGTCGAAGGGGCCGACGTCGTGAACACCGACGTGTGGGCCTCGATGGGCCAGGAGGCGGAGGCGGAGGAGCGGAAGAACGCGTTCAAGGGCTACTGCGTTGACGCCGGGCTCATGAAACACGCCAAGCCCACGGCGATCTTCCTCCACTGCCTCCCCGCGCACCGCGGCGAGGAGGTGACGAACGACGTGATCGAAGGGCCGCAGTCTCGCGTCTTCGACGAGGCGGAGAACCGCCTCCACGCTCAGAACGCGCTCCTTGCCACTTTGATGGGGTGA
- a CDS encoding shikimate kinase, giving the protein MDKRHVVLVGLPGSGKSTVGRLAAVMLGAGWVDLDILIENGAGKSIARIFAEDGEPSFRALEAELGDGVLAGEPVVFSPGGGFISDPERRALVLERGLAIYLETSPAVAASRVGDAKHRPLLEGRDPAERMAELLRRRQAGYLEAHEKVTTDASTPRDVARLVAELARAKGGW; this is encoded by the coding sequence TTGGATAAGAGACACGTGGTCCTGGTTGGCCTGCCGGGATCTGGCAAGTCCACCGTGGGTCGGCTGGCGGCCGTGATGCTGGGCGCCGGGTGGGTGGACCTGGACATCCTGATAGAGAATGGCGCCGGGAAGAGCATCGCGCGCATCTTCGCGGAGGACGGCGAGCCGTCGTTCCGCGCCCTGGAGGCCGAGCTGGGGGATGGGGTGCTGGCGGGCGAGCCGGTGGTATTCTCGCCCGGCGGTGGCTTCATCTCCGACCCCGAGCGTCGCGCTCTGGTGCTGGAGCGAGGGCTCGCGATTTACCTCGAGACGTCTCCCGCCGTGGCGGCTTCGCGGGTCGGTGACGCGAAGCACCGGCCCCTCCTCGAGGGCCGCGACCCGGCGGAACGGATGGCCGAATTGCTGCGCCGACGGCAGGCCGGCTATCTGGAAGCGCATGAGAAGGTTACGACTGACGCGTCCACGCCTCGGGACGTGGCGCGCCTCGTCGCCGAGCTTGCCCGGGCGAAAGGGGGCTGGTAG
- the topA gene encoding type I DNA topoisomerase, with amino-acid sequence MTEPGKKTLVVVESPAKARTIGKYLGSGYTVKATVGHIRDLPAHGLGVDVKDGFEPTFVTVEGKGKAIGELKSAAKKADEVLIATDPDREGEAIAWHVQEELGKAKDKVKRVLFHEITKDAIKAAIEHPGRIDKKKVEAQLARRILDRLVGYKVSPLLGKAVKAGLSAGRVQTVALRILVEREQEIRAFVAQEYWSITAKCEKGGHQFDAELHQLDGHKPEIHHEAEAAAIVVAVKDAAFVVTDVRRKERRKRPPAPFTTSTLQQEAAKRLGYSSKRTMRIAQDLYEGVEVGVEGAVGLITYMRTDSTRVAASAVESARAYIEKTFSRKYLPDQPNFYGGSKNSQAQDAHEAVRPTDVLRTPDRVKRDLSADQFKLYQLIWQRFVGSQMAQIVYDTTTVDFDLGRHLFRSTGSVLIFDGYHRLYHEAREQGEGRTLDDLPPLPVLAVGDQVTLRGVIPEQHFTEPPPRFSEASLVKELERLGIGRPSTYAQITSTLIARHYVSLLEKRFHPTELGETVNRLLVPRFPDIFNVEFTSEMESELDRIEDGELTRLQVLTDFWGPFEKRLAAVKPDEMIAEAHDLSKLADEKCPECGSALAVKAGRFGPYIACTKQNDPECKYTKSLRKPRAPDRPTDELCEKCGRAMVIKTGRFGEFMACTGYPKCKNTKPVPLGVKCPKCGIGDLAERRSKRGRSFFGCNRYPECDFTVWNRPAPVVCPACGNIGMEIKTSKSKGETRKCLKCGTEFAAEEAASPEVAAPSLS; translated from the coding sequence ATGACTGAACCAGGCAAGAAGACGCTCGTCGTCGTCGAGTCGCCCGCCAAGGCGCGGACGATCGGCAAGTACCTCGGCTCGGGCTACACGGTGAAGGCCACCGTGGGGCACATCCGGGACTTGCCGGCGCACGGGCTCGGAGTGGACGTGAAGGACGGCTTCGAGCCGACTTTCGTGACGGTCGAGGGCAAGGGGAAGGCGATCGGGGAGCTGAAGAGCGCGGCCAAGAAGGCCGACGAGGTCCTGATCGCGACCGACCCGGACCGCGAAGGAGAGGCGATCGCCTGGCACGTGCAGGAGGAGCTGGGCAAGGCGAAGGACAAGGTGAAGCGCGTCCTCTTCCACGAGATCACGAAAGACGCCATCAAGGCGGCTATCGAGCACCCCGGGCGCATCGACAAGAAGAAAGTCGAGGCGCAGTTGGCGCGGCGAATCCTGGACCGGCTGGTCGGTTACAAGGTGAGCCCGCTCCTCGGCAAGGCCGTGAAGGCGGGGCTCTCGGCGGGCCGCGTGCAGACGGTGGCGCTCCGGATCCTCGTCGAGCGGGAGCAGGAGATCCGCGCCTTCGTCGCGCAGGAGTACTGGAGCATCACCGCCAAGTGCGAGAAGGGCGGGCACCAGTTCGACGCCGAGCTGCACCAGCTCGACGGCCACAAGCCCGAGATCCACCACGAGGCTGAGGCCGCGGCCATCGTCGTTGCGGTGAAGGACGCGGCGTTCGTCGTCACCGACGTCAGGCGCAAGGAGCGGCGGAAGCGGCCGCCGGCGCCGTTCACGACCAGCACGTTACAGCAGGAAGCGGCCAAGCGCCTCGGCTACTCGTCCAAGCGCACCATGCGGATCGCGCAGGACCTCTACGAGGGTGTCGAGGTCGGCGTCGAGGGTGCGGTAGGCCTCATCACCTACATGCGGACGGACTCGACCCGCGTCGCGGCGAGCGCCGTCGAGTCGGCGAGGGCCTACATCGAAAAGACTTTCTCGAGGAAGTACCTCCCCGACCAGCCCAACTTCTACGGCGGCTCCAAGAACTCCCAGGCCCAGGACGCGCACGAAGCCGTCCGGCCCACCGACGTGCTCCGCACTCCCGACCGGGTGAAGCGCGACCTCTCCGCCGACCAGTTCAAGCTCTATCAATTGATCTGGCAGCGGTTCGTCGGCTCGCAGATGGCGCAAATCGTCTACGACACCACGACCGTGGACTTCGACCTCGGGCGCCACCTGTTCCGCTCGACCGGCTCGGTCCTCATCTTCGACGGCTATCACCGCCTCTATCACGAGGCGCGCGAGCAGGGCGAGGGCCGCACGCTGGACGACCTGCCGCCGCTGCCGGTGCTCGCCGTCGGCGACCAGGTCACGCTGCGCGGCGTCATCCCCGAGCAGCACTTCACCGAGCCGCCGCCGCGCTTCAGCGAGGCGTCCCTGGTGAAGGAGCTGGAACGCCTCGGCATCGGCCGGCCGTCCACCTACGCGCAGATCACCAGCACGCTCATCGCGCGGCACTACGTCTCGCTGCTGGAGAAGCGGTTCCACCCGACCGAGCTTGGCGAGACGGTCAATCGCCTGCTGGTGCCGCGTTTCCCCGACATCTTCAACGTCGAGTTCACCAGCGAGATGGAGTCCGAGCTGGACCGGATCGAGGACGGCGAGCTGACGCGCCTGCAGGTGCTGACCGATTTCTGGGGGCCGTTCGAGAAGCGGCTCGCCGCGGTGAAGCCCGACGAGATGATCGCCGAGGCGCACGACCTGTCCAAGCTCGCCGACGAGAAGTGTCCCGAGTGCGGCAGCGCGCTGGCCGTGAAGGCGGGGCGCTTCGGACCGTACATCGCGTGCACCAAGCAGAACGACCCCGAGTGCAAATACACCAAGTCGCTGCGGAAGCCGCGCGCGCCCGACCGCCCGACCGACGAGCTGTGCGAGAAGTGCGGGCGGGCGATGGTGATCAAGACCGGGCGCTTCGGCGAGTTCATGGCGTGCACCGGCTATCCCAAGTGCAAGAACACCAAGCCGGTGCCGCTGGGAGTGAAGTGCCCCAAGTGCGGCATCGGCGACCTGGCCGAGCGGCGCTCGAAGCGCGGGCGTTCGTTCTTCGGGTGCAATCGGTATCCGGAGTGCGATTTCACGGTCTGGAACCGGCCGGCGCCGGTGGTCTGCCCCGCGTGCGGCAACATCGGCATGGAGATCAAGACGTCGAAGTCCAAGGGCGAGACCCGCAAGTGCCTCAAGTGCGGGACCGAGTTCGCCGCCGAAGAGGCGGCGTCCCCAGAGGTCGCGGCGCCGTCGCTGAGTTGA
- the gcvT gene encoding glycine cleavage system aminomethyltransferase GcvT, with translation MSETLKRTPYYDRHVAAGAKIVPFAGFEMPVQYPTGITAEHHAVRKSAGLFDVSHMGEFEITGPDAVAFASHVTSNDATTLAVGQVQYSCFLHESGGMVDDCLVYRFKDRVRLVVNASNIAKDWVHVNRFAAKFGVTLTDRSDETALLALQGPKAQSVLQPLCPAVDLESVRYYWFTTGEVAGVRCIISRTGYTGEDGFELYHSPDDAKTLWDALVKHPDVTLTGLGCRDSLRLEMAYPLYGNDIDDETTPLEAGLGWIVKLKKPDFVGKAKLVEQKARGITRKLAGFRLTEKGFPRHGMPVLANGERSGDVRSGTVSPSTGEPIGTAYLPIAHTAAGTRFEIDIRGKRVGAEVVETPFWKRGSRR, from the coding sequence ATGAGCGAGACGCTGAAGCGCACTCCGTACTACGACCGGCACGTCGCGGCCGGCGCGAAGATCGTCCCGTTCGCCGGCTTCGAGATGCCGGTCCAGTACCCCACCGGCATCACCGCCGAGCACCATGCCGTCCGGAAGAGCGCGGGTCTTTTCGATGTCTCGCACATGGGCGAGTTCGAGATAACCGGCCCGGATGCGGTCGCGTTCGCGTCGCACGTCACGTCGAACGACGCGACCACGCTCGCGGTAGGGCAGGTGCAGTATTCCTGCTTCCTGCACGAGAGCGGCGGCATGGTGGACGACTGCCTGGTCTACCGCTTCAAGGACCGGGTCAGGCTGGTCGTGAACGCGTCGAACATCGCGAAGGATTGGGTGCACGTCAATCGCTTCGCGGCGAAGTTCGGCGTCACGCTCACCGACCGCTCCGACGAGACCGCGCTGCTCGCGTTGCAGGGACCGAAGGCGCAGTCCGTTCTTCAGCCGCTCTGCCCCGCCGTGGATCTCGAATCAGTCCGCTACTACTGGTTCACCACCGGCGAGGTGGCCGGTGTTCGCTGCATCATCAGCCGCACCGGCTACACCGGCGAGGACGGCTTCGAGCTCTACCACTCGCCCGACGACGCGAAGACGCTGTGGGACGCGCTCGTGAAGCACCCGGACGTCACGCTGACGGGCCTCGGCTGCCGGGACAGCCTGCGGCTCGAGATGGCCTATCCGCTCTACGGCAACGACATCGACGACGAGACCACCCCGCTCGAGGCCGGCCTCGGTTGGATCGTGAAGCTCAAGAAGCCGGACTTCGTTGGGAAGGCGAAGCTGGTAGAGCAGAAGGCGAGGGGCATCACGCGGAAGCTGGCCGGCTTCCGCCTCACGGAGAAAGGTTTCCCGCGGCACGGGATGCCGGTGCTTGCGAACGGCGAGCGCTCGGGCGACGTGCGCAGCGGCACCGTGAGCCCATCCACCGGTGAGCCGATCGGCACGGCGTACCTCCCGATCGCGCACACGGCTGCCGGAACGCGGTTCGAGATCGACATCCGAGGCAAGCGCGTCGGCGCCGAGGTGGTCGAGACGCCGTTCTGGAAGCGGGGGTCACGGCGGTGA
- the hslV gene encoding ATP-dependent protease subunit HslV gives MQEIHATTILCVRKDGHVAMGGDGQVTVGEAVMKSRATKVRMLKGNKVIAGFAGGAADALTLFEKFEEKLERFPGNLARAAVELAKDWRSDRVLRRLEAQLVVADKTQLLTITGNGDVIEPDDDAIAIGSGGGYALAAARALHAKTELTARQIVEEAMNIAADICIYTNRNLTIVELE, from the coding sequence ATGCAAGAGATACATGCGACGACCATCCTCTGCGTGCGGAAAGACGGCCACGTCGCCATGGGCGGCGACGGCCAGGTCACCGTGGGCGAGGCCGTGATGAAGTCCCGCGCCACCAAGGTGCGCATGCTCAAGGGGAACAAGGTGATCGCGGGCTTCGCCGGCGGCGCCGCCGACGCGCTCACCCTGTTCGAGAAGTTCGAGGAGAAGCTCGAGCGCTTCCCCGGCAACCTCGCCCGCGCGGCGGTGGAGCTGGCCAAGGACTGGCGCAGCGACCGGGTGCTGCGGCGACTCGAGGCGCAACTCGTCGTGGCCGACAAGACGCAGCTCCTAACCATCACGGGGAACGGGGACGTCATCGAGCCTGACGACGACGCGATAGCGATCGGCTCGGGCGGCGGCTACGCGCTGGCGGCGGCGCGCGCGCTCCACGCCAAGACGGAGCTCACGGCGCGGCAGATAGTGGAAGAGGCGATGAACATCGCCGCCGACATCTGCATCTACACCAACCGCAATCTCACGATCGTGGAACTGGAGTAG
- the hslU gene encoding ATP-dependent protease ATPase subunit HslU produces the protein MAEPGKIEAKLEQRDQGPEPLPWLEELPPRQIVAELDRYIVGQGPAKKAVAIAIRNRWRRSQAPDGIRDEILPNNIIMIGPTGVGKTEIARRLARLAGAPFVKVEASKFTEVGYVGRDVESMVRDLVDAAINMVRGEREDEVYPQGEERAENRLLDLLLPPPAPAGPPAPAQPQPGGGFATPADAAASLKTLFLVTPQGEVTAKQDGEDERMKERRERTREKLRALLKEGKLEEKDVELEVTQENFPPMDMFQAPDGMQGPDVNFMDMIREILPKRKKRRTVHVHEARRLLIDEELRKLVDMDDVVTEALDRVENHGVIFIDEIDKIAGERGSVGPDVSREGVQRDLLPIVEGSTVQTRYGLVRTDHILFIAAGAFHVAKPSDLIPELQGRFPIRVELTPLTEEDFVRIMTEPENALTKQYAALCAAEGATLEFTTDGIAEVAHIAAILNERLENIGARRLHTVLTTLLEDTLYDLPDVAEKRIEFDRAKVKARLDSIVQDEDLRRYIL, from the coding sequence ATGGCAGAGCCAGGGAAGATCGAAGCCAAGCTGGAACAGCGGGACCAGGGCCCGGAGCCGCTACCGTGGCTGGAGGAGCTTCCGCCGAGGCAGATCGTGGCGGAGCTGGACCGCTACATCGTGGGGCAGGGGCCGGCGAAGAAGGCGGTGGCGATCGCGATCCGGAACCGCTGGCGCCGCTCGCAGGCGCCCGACGGGATCCGGGACGAGATCCTGCCCAACAACATCATCATGATCGGCCCCACGGGGGTGGGGAAGACGGAAATCGCGCGGCGTCTGGCGCGGCTCGCCGGGGCGCCGTTCGTGAAGGTCGAGGCGTCGAAGTTCACCGAGGTGGGGTACGTGGGCCGCGATGTCGAGTCCATGGTGCGCGACCTGGTGGACGCGGCGATCAACATGGTGCGGGGCGAGCGCGAGGACGAGGTCTACCCGCAGGGGGAGGAGCGTGCCGAGAACCGGCTGCTCGACTTGCTGCTCCCGCCTCCGGCGCCGGCGGGCCCGCCGGCTCCCGCCCAGCCGCAGCCGGGAGGGGGGTTCGCAACTCCCGCCGACGCGGCGGCGAGCCTCAAGACGCTCTTCCTCGTGACACCGCAGGGCGAAGTCACTGCGAAGCAGGACGGCGAGGACGAGCGGATGAAGGAGCGCCGCGAGCGGACGCGCGAAAAGCTCCGCGCCCTCCTCAAGGAGGGGAAGCTGGAGGAGAAGGACGTCGAGCTCGAGGTGACCCAGGAGAACTTCCCGCCGATGGACATGTTCCAGGCGCCGGACGGGATGCAGGGCCCCGACGTCAACTTCATGGACATGATCCGCGAGATCCTGCCCAAGCGGAAGAAGCGGCGCACCGTGCACGTCCACGAGGCGAGGCGGCTGCTGATCGACGAGGAGCTGCGCAAGCTGGTGGATATGGACGACGTGGTGACCGAGGCGCTGGACCGCGTCGAGAACCACGGCGTCATTTTCATCGACGAGATCGACAAGATCGCGGGCGAGCGGGGATCGGTGGGGCCCGACGTCTCCCGAGAGGGAGTGCAGCGCGACCTCCTGCCGATCGTCGAGGGCTCGACGGTGCAGACGCGCTACGGCCTGGTGCGCACCGACCACATCCTCTTCATCGCGGCGGGCGCGTTCCACGTCGCCAAGCCGTCGGACCTCATCCCCGAGTTGCAGGGCCGCTTCCCGATCCGGGTGGAGCTGACGCCGCTGACGGAGGAGGACTTCGTCCGCATCATGACCGAGCCGGAGAACGCGCTCACCAAGCAGTACGCGGCGCTCTGTGCGGCCGAGGGCGCCACGCTCGAGTTCACGACCGACGGGATCGCGGAGGTGGCGCACATCGCGGCGATCCTGAACGAGCGGCTGGAGAACATCGGCGCCCGGCGGCTGCACACGGTTCTCACCACCCTGCTCGAGGACACGCTCTACGACCTTCCCGACGTGGCGGAGAAGCGGATCGAGTTCGACCGGGCGAAAGTGAAGGCGCGGCTGGATTCGATCGTGCAGGACGAGGACCTGAGGCGGTATATCCTGTAG
- a CDS encoding tyrosine recombinase XerC, whose translation MKAAAAAAAPARPEISDFLRYIGTERNDSPNTVKAYGRDLAAFAAFLDGFYGGPGWKWAGVDRLAIRGFLGEGARRGWSKRSMSRALSAVRTYYRFLNLHYGIEVNPARAASTPKLEKRLPGYLDRKAVEKLFELAESRAGGKSLRGTRNRAMLELFYSTGMRLSELTGLDLDDLDLVSDQVKVRGKGKKERLLPLGRPAVQTLRAYYPKREAALREVKSPDRRAVFVGERGKRLTQRGVQLIVRGFLDAVSEGDDLSTHSLRHSFATHLLDAGADLRAVQELLGHASLSTTQIYTHTSVERLKKVYHQAHPRA comes from the coding sequence GTGAAGGCGGCGGCGGCGGCCGCGGCGCCGGCGAGGCCCGAGATCTCCGATTTCCTTCGCTACATCGGCACGGAGCGGAACGACTCACCGAACACCGTGAAGGCGTACGGGCGCGACCTGGCGGCCTTCGCCGCGTTCCTGGACGGGTTCTACGGCGGGCCCGGCTGGAAATGGGCCGGGGTGGACCGGCTCGCGATCCGGGGCTTCCTGGGCGAGGGGGCGCGGCGCGGCTGGTCGAAACGCTCGATGTCCCGCGCCCTCTCGGCGGTGCGCACCTATTACCGGTTTCTGAACCTGCACTACGGCATCGAGGTGAACCCGGCCCGCGCGGCGAGCACCCCCAAGCTGGAGAAGCGGCTCCCGGGCTACCTCGACCGCAAGGCGGTGGAGAAGCTCTTCGAGCTGGCCGAATCCCGGGCCGGGGGGAAATCGTTACGGGGGACGCGGAACCGCGCCATGCTGGAGCTCTTCTACTCGACCGGGATGCGGCTTTCGGAGCTGACGGGCCTCGACCTGGACGACCTCGACCTCGTGTCGGACCAGGTGAAGGTGCGCGGAAAGGGAAAAAAGGAGAGATTGCTTCCCTTGGGCCGGCCGGCGGTGCAGACGCTCCGGGCGTATTACCCGAAGCGCGAGGCGGCGCTGCGGGAGGTGAAGAGCCCCGACCGCCGCGCGGTGTTCGTGGGAGAGCGGGGCAAGCGGCTGACGCAACGCGGGGTGCAGCTCATCGTCCGCGGCTTCCTTGACGCGGTGAGCGAGGGGGACGACCTGAGCACCCACTCGCTCCGGCATTCGTTCGCGACGCACTTGCTGGATGCCGGCGCGGACCTGCGAGCGGTGCAGGAGCTGCTGGGTCATGCGTCGCTCTCGACCACGCAGATCTACACGCACACCAGCGTCGAGCGGCTCAAGAAGGTGTACCATCAGGCGCATCCGAGGGCGTAG
- the trmFO gene encoding methylenetetrahydrofolate--tRNA-(uracil(54)-C(5))-methyltransferase (FADH(2)-oxidizing) TrmFO translates to MSATVIGGGLAGCEAAWALAERGVRVRLVEMRPVARTPAHQTDALAELVCSNTFKSVETTNAHGLLKAELRLLGSLLLGCADEARVPGGTALAVDRGVFAARATERVSSHQGIEIVREEATALPVPGIVATGPLTSEGLSKTISARVGAESLAFYDAIAPIVSTDSLDESRLYRASRYGKGEGADYWNAPLGRDEYDAFIAALAAADQYPGHDFDAFPYFEGCLPVEEMASRGKDTLRFGPMKPVGLPDPHTGHIAYAVVQLRQEDRAGQMWNLVGFQTRMRHGDQQRVFRTIPGLEHAEFLRYGSIHRNSYLNSPRALTPHLALKDAPTTLFAGQLTGVEGYTESLGTGLLAGLNLARILKGSEPLVPPPTTMLGALLAYLRNADPSCFQPMNANFGLVEPLANPPRDKAKKKALLAGRALEAMTAFAKEITA, encoded by the coding sequence TTGAGCGCCACGGTCATCGGGGGCGGTCTGGCGGGCTGCGAGGCCGCCTGGGCGCTCGCCGAGCGCGGGGTCCGCGTGAGGCTCGTCGAGATGCGCCCCGTAGCGAGGACCCCGGCCCACCAGACCGATGCGCTCGCCGAGCTGGTCTGCAGCAACACCTTCAAGAGCGTCGAGACCACCAACGCGCACGGGCTGCTGAAGGCTGAGCTGCGGCTCCTGGGCAGCCTGCTGCTCGGGTGCGCGGACGAGGCGCGCGTGCCGGGCGGGACGGCGCTGGCGGTGGACCGCGGCGTGTTCGCGGCGCGCGCGACCGAGCGCGTCTCATCGCATCAGGGCATCGAGATCGTCCGCGAGGAAGCGACGGCGCTCCCCGTTCCCGGCATCGTCGCGACGGGGCCGCTCACCTCGGAGGGGCTGTCGAAGACGATCTCGGCGCGGGTGGGTGCCGAGTCGCTGGCTTTCTACGATGCTATCGCGCCCATTGTCTCCACGGACTCGCTCGACGAATCGCGGCTCTACCGCGCCTCGCGCTACGGCAAGGGCGAGGGGGCCGATTACTGGAACGCCCCTCTAGGCCGTGACGAGTACGACGCATTCATCGCAGCCCTCGCCGCCGCCGACCAGTATCCCGGGCACGACTTCGACGCTTTCCCGTACTTCGAGGGGTGCCTGCCGGTCGAGGAGATGGCGTCGCGCGGCAAGGACACGCTGCGCTTCGGGCCGATGAAGCCGGTCGGTCTCCCCGATCCGCACACCGGCCACATCGCCTACGCCGTCGTTCAGCTCAGGCAGGAAGACCGGGCCGGCCAGATGTGGAACCTCGTCGGCTTCCAGACCCGGATGCGCCACGGCGATCAGCAGCGCGTGTTCCGCACGATCCCCGGGCTCGAGCACGCGGAGTTCCTGCGCTACGGCTCCATCCACCGGAACAGCTACCTCAACTCGCCGCGCGCGCTGACGCCCCACCTGGCGCTCAAGGACGCTCCGACCACGCTCTTCGCCGGGCAGCTCACCGGCGTCGAGGGCTACACCGAGTCCCTCGGCACGGGGCTGCTCGCGGGGCTCAACCTCGCCCGCATCCTGAAGGGGAGCGAGCCGCTCGTCCCGCCTCCCACCACCATGCTGGGCGCTCTGCTAGCGTATCTCCGGAACGCGGACCCGAGCTGTTTCCAGCCGATGAACGCGAACTTCGGGCTGGTCGAGCCGCTCGCGAACCCGCCGCGCGACAAGGCGAAGAAGAAGGCGCTGCTGGCCGGACGCGCGCTCGAGGCGATGACCGCGTTCGCGAAGGAGATCACCGCGTGA